A single window of Terriglobia bacterium DNA harbors:
- a CDS encoding aldehyde ferredoxin oxidoreductase family protein has product MADFPISGYHGKVLSIDLSSGRAQVLPLDPEMVTDYLGGRGLATRIFCNRVEPAADALGPDNAVVIAASPLIGSNAPTAGRGHMVFKSPLTGIIGTSNSGGSWAAGLKGAGYDALVIEGAARAPVLIDIQPERVEIRPATHLWGRNIHETTDALSDSSEPGNPWRVLCIGPAGENLVRLAAVANDRNRVYGRCGPGAVWGSKKLKAIRIRGNTKAGTADQGRYQSGRDQAVYLMKQAPVTKRLLREFGTAGLIELINLISMLPHRNFQDCLHIEESVENISGETLAKTFLQKAGGCFLCPIGCQRHTRVENANGQEESGEGPEYETTVLMGPVCDIYDLAAITRANYRCNEYGIDTISYGGTLACAMELYERGHIPAADTCDVDLSFGSCFTLENLVRKIALRQGIGDRLAEGSWRLAAAYGHPEYSMTVKKLEIPGYDPRASYPQALGYMTSPTGACHLRGGYAVSLAFFGGTREIPRFSLLQSPIAIRNMQNLGILQDSLGICRFTGFAFSTDPWARMVSGITGRDFSATRFEEIANRIAALERLFNLAAGVTAEDDLLPARFSEIPIRVGDCERRISSADMEHMRGDYYRVRGWDDQGRPTRESLDHLRIREGNH; this is encoded by the coding sequence ATGGCCGATTTCCCGATATCCGGTTATCACGGCAAAGTACTGAGCATCGATCTGTCCTCAGGCAGGGCACAGGTGTTGCCACTCGATCCCGAGATGGTTACGGATTACCTCGGCGGCCGCGGGCTGGCCACGCGAATTTTCTGCAACCGCGTCGAGCCGGCGGCCGATGCTCTGGGACCTGACAATGCAGTTGTGATCGCCGCTTCACCACTCATCGGCTCGAACGCCCCGACGGCCGGCCGCGGGCACATGGTTTTCAAATCACCCCTGACGGGAATCATCGGCACTTCGAATTCGGGAGGGAGTTGGGCCGCGGGGTTGAAAGGAGCCGGCTACGATGCCCTGGTAATCGAGGGGGCAGCGCGCGCGCCCGTGCTCATCGACATCCAACCGGAGCGCGTCGAGATCCGGCCGGCCACGCATCTCTGGGGCAGGAACATCCACGAAACCACCGATGCCCTGAGTGACAGCAGCGAGCCGGGCAATCCCTGGCGTGTGCTGTGCATCGGCCCGGCAGGGGAGAATCTCGTCCGCCTGGCGGCCGTGGCCAACGATCGTAACCGCGTCTATGGTCGCTGCGGTCCGGGAGCCGTTTGGGGCAGCAAGAAACTCAAAGCCATCCGCATCCGCGGCAACACGAAAGCCGGCACGGCCGATCAGGGCAGGTATCAATCGGGGCGCGACCAGGCCGTCTACCTGATGAAACAAGCGCCCGTCACCAAGAGGCTGTTGCGCGAATTCGGCACTGCCGGACTCATCGAGCTGATCAACCTCATCAGCATGCTGCCGCACCGGAATTTCCAGGACTGCCTCCATATCGAGGAAAGCGTGGAGAACATTTCCGGTGAGACCCTGGCCAAGACCTTTCTCCAAAAAGCCGGCGGGTGTTTCCTCTGCCCCATCGGTTGCCAGCGGCACACTCGGGTCGAAAATGCCAATGGACAGGAGGAGAGCGGTGAAGGTCCGGAGTATGAGACCACGGTACTGATGGGCCCGGTCTGCGATATCTACGATCTTGCCGCCATCACTCGAGCCAATTACCGGTGCAACGAGTACGGCATCGACACCATCAGCTACGGCGGAACCCTGGCCTGCGCCATGGAGCTTTATGAACGGGGCCATATTCCGGCTGCCGACACGTGCGACGTGGACCTCTCCTTCGGCAGCTGCTTCACTCTGGAGAATCTTGTCCGCAAGATCGCCCTGCGGCAGGGTATCGGCGACCGGTTAGCGGAGGGCTCCTGGCGGCTGGCTGCCGCCTACGGGCATCCGGAATACTCCATGACCGTCAAGAAACTGGAAATCCCCGGCTACGATCCACGCGCCTCTTACCCGCAGGCTCTCGGCTATATGACCTCACCTACCGGCGCCTGCCACCTGCGGGGAGGATACGCGGTTTCTCTCGCTTTCTTCGGGGGCACCAGGGAGATTCCCCGCTTCAGCCTGCTGCAGTCACCCATCGCCATCCGGAACATGCAGAATCTTGGCATTCTCCAGGACAGCCTGGGCATATGCCGTTTTACCGGCTTTGCCTTCTCCACGGATCCCTGGGCAAGAATGGTCAGCGGAATTACCGGCCGCGATTTTTCCGCCACACGCTTCGAAGAGATCGCCAACCGCATTGCGGCCCTGGAACGATTGTTCAACCTGGCGGCCGGCGTCACCGCCGAGGATGATCTTCTTCCCGCTCGCTTCAGCGAGATCCCCATTCGGGTGGGGGACTGCGAACGGCGCATCAGCAGTGCCGACATGGAACACATGCGGGGAGATTATTACAGGGTCCGCGGTTGGGATGACCAGGGAAGACCAACGCGCGAATCTCTCGACCACTTGCGGATCCGGGAGGGAAACCATTGA
- a CDS encoding MoaD/ThiS family protein, translating to MRVKFLVHFPALFGAKEKLVRLPPGSTLGQLLRSLGNTPARRRELLTGEELNAQVVVMKNGTPAQALNGLATELADGDAIAIFPFLAGG from the coding sequence GTGAGAGTGAAATTTCTGGTCCATTTCCCGGCTCTTTTCGGCGCGAAAGAAAAACTGGTCCGACTCCCTCCAGGAAGTACCCTGGGCCAGTTGCTGCGCTCCCTGGGCAACACTCCTGCCCGCCGACGGGAACTTCTCACCGGCGAGGAACTCAATGCGCAGGTGGTGGTCATGAAAAACGGTACCCCCGCTCAAGCCCTGAATGGATTGGCAACTGAGTTGGCCGACGGAGACGCAATCGCCATCTTCCCCTTTCTGGCAGGCGGCTGA
- a CDS encoding class II aldolase/adducin family protein: MSGPSQKWQASSDLLRLFRVIGSASLAYDIQDSHSGNMAVRHINERGEDEIVITASGSQKGDLDRTQLCFLSATETDYGYYKASSETDIHARILALPGVRASFHAHVKELTIVTLDDAPKPGRPAAFQPVDPLGYYHLGSHIPVDWFAVPSGSPEMARIIPERLADRPLTIIFGHGAIAKGTTLQETFFRLCVGNTAGAVVRNMERWRVDVEALRRRIAADSNACFTYPPPAYTTGDDTRCDFPEEEEIRREFIKAGHRIFESRLSAFHTGSMSVRGVDTVLYAPKASMPRDIGGPLLRLPLRPDGGDDVELKTHKAIYDTSDFQTIMHCHVPEAEAAAHFIYPGETEPADRIIPFDAEGSFLYLVIPILPAHFDWDKFIRMLHDYKIVVVRGGGVWAVGGQSLSEVLHHPSTLREICIYRLGAFERGLDLRRMEPAKAKRW, encoded by the coding sequence TTGAGCGGTCCCAGCCAAAAATGGCAAGCCAGCAGCGATCTCCTCCGCCTTTTCCGGGTCATCGGCAGCGCCTCGCTTGCTTACGACATCCAGGACAGCCATTCCGGCAACATGGCAGTACGCCACATCAATGAACGGGGCGAGGACGAGATCGTGATCACCGCTTCCGGTTCGCAGAAAGGGGATCTCGACCGAACCCAGCTCTGTTTCCTCTCGGCCACCGAAACCGATTACGGTTACTACAAGGCCTCCTCCGAAACGGATATTCACGCCCGGATCCTCGCCCTGCCTGGCGTCCGAGCTTCCTTTCATGCCCATGTCAAAGAACTGACGATCGTCACTCTGGACGATGCGCCCAAACCGGGCCGGCCTGCCGCCTTTCAGCCCGTGGACCCGCTCGGCTATTACCATCTGGGCAGCCACATCCCCGTCGATTGGTTCGCAGTCCCCAGCGGCTCGCCCGAAATGGCCAGGATTATCCCGGAGCGGCTCGCAGATCGCCCCCTGACCATCATATTCGGCCACGGCGCGATCGCCAAAGGCACGACTCTCCAGGAGACGTTTTTCCGGTTGTGTGTCGGCAATACTGCGGGGGCCGTGGTCAGGAACATGGAGAGATGGCGCGTGGATGTGGAGGCCCTGCGCAGGCGGATCGCCGCGGACTCGAACGCATGCTTCACCTACCCTCCGCCTGCCTATACCACCGGAGACGATACCCGCTGCGACTTCCCCGAAGAGGAAGAGATCCGTCGCGAATTCATCAAGGCCGGGCACAGGATTTTCGAGTCACGGCTTTCTGCTTTCCACACAGGATCCATGTCGGTGCGCGGAGTAGACACGGTCCTATATGCTCCCAAGGCCTCGATGCCGCGGGACATCGGCGGCCCGCTTCTACGCCTGCCGCTGCGGCCTGACGGCGGGGACGATGTGGAATTGAAAACGCACAAAGCGATCTATGACACGAGCGACTTCCAGACGATCATGCATTGCCATGTGCCTGAGGCTGAAGCCGCAGCGCATTTCATCTATCCCGGCGAAACCGAGCCGGCTGACCGTATCATTCCCTTCGATGCGGAGGGGAGTTTCCTTTATCTGGTTATTCCGATTCTGCCCGCGCACTTCGATTGGGACAAATTCATCCGGATGTTGCACGACTACAAGATCGTCGTAGTGCGGGGCGGCGGTGTGTGGGCAGTCGGCGGCCAGTCTCTGTCGGAAGTGCTCCATCATCCTTCCACGCTCCGTGAAATCTGCATCTATCGCCTCGGTGCCTTCGAGCGAGGGCTTGACCTCCGAAGAATGGAACCAGCCAAAGCCAAGCGCTGGTAG
- a CDS encoding MGMT family protein, translating to MGYYDDIRKVVCRIPRGEVATYGEVARAAGHPGTARQVAWALRDADVRGIPWHRVLGSRGTILLPDQAGLLQRRLLEREGVRFAGARVDLAHHAFQFPPQRPCRRQR from the coding sequence ATGGGCTATTACGACGACATACGGAAGGTAGTTTGCCGCATCCCTCGAGGCGAAGTTGCGACCTACGGGGAAGTGGCTCGTGCTGCGGGTCATCCGGGAACTGCACGGCAGGTCGCCTGGGCGCTGCGGGACGCGGATGTTCGAGGGATTCCCTGGCATCGAGTGCTCGGGAGCCGCGGCACGATTCTGCTGCCGGACCAGGCAGGGCTGTTGCAGCGCCGCCTGCTGGAACGCGAAGGAGTGAGATTCGCCGGGGCGCGCGTCGACCTGGCACACCACGCCTTCCAGTTCCCGCCCCAAAGGCCCTGCCGCAGACAGCGCTGA